The window CAGGGTAGTAAAACCAGAAGAAATTGGCGCGGGATAACACACTCAGTCCTTTTCGTGGTGTTCGGGCGCGGCAGTATGCCGAGGAATACCCGACACTGGAAATCCAATCGCGGCGCTGGAGTACCATGGCGCACTCTCTTCCTCTGCCGAGCCCAATGCCCTATGCCTGTTCTATCGCGCTTCACGTCATTGCTCGACCAGGGACAGCGGGCCTTGCGACTGGTTTGGGGCACGTCGCGCGGCTTGTTCCTGGGGCTGGTACTGGCGACGTTGTTTGCCGGACTGCTGCCGGCGCTGGCGGCATGGCTGGGGCAACGGATTGTCGATGCGGTGGTCGCGGCGATGCAGCTGCACGCGCAGCACGGTACGGCGCCATTGTGGCCGGTGTTGCGTTATGTGTTGCTGGAGGCCGGGGTGTTGGCGTTGCTGTCCGGAACACAACGGGCGCTGTCCGTGCAGCAGTCGCTCTTGCGGGTGCAACTGGGGCAGAAGGTCAACACGCTGATTCTGGAGAAAGCACAGACCCTGTCGCTGGTGCAATTCGAGAACTCCGAGTTCTACGACAAACTGGTGCGTGTGCGTCGCGAAGCCTCGACCCGGCCGCTGGCGTTGGTCATGAAATCGCTGGGGCTGATCCAGAACCTGATCATGCTGATCAGTTTCGGCGTGCTGCTGGTGCACTTTTCGCCGTGGGCGCTGGTGTTGCTGGTGGTCGGCGCGTTGCCGGTGTTCTTCGCCGAGGCGCATTTTTCCGGTGACGCTTTTCGTCTGTTCACCCGGCGTGCGCCGGAAAGTCGCCAGCAGAATTACATCGAAACCCTGCTGTCCCACGAGGCCTACATCAAAGAGGTCAAGCTGTTCGGTTTCGCGCCGCTGTTGTTGCAACGCTATCGCGACACGTTCGCCAGGCTCTATGCCGAAGACCGCCGATTGACCTTGCGCCGCGATGGCTGGGGCTTCGGCCTCGGATTGCTGGGTACAGCGGCGTTTTACCTGGCCTATGCCTGGGTGGTGATCGATGCTGTGCATGGCAATATCAGCCTGGGCCAGATGACCATGTACCTGGTGCTGTTCAAGCAAGGGCAGGGCGCAGTCAGTAGCAGTCTGAGCGCGATCAGTGGGTTGTACGAAGATGGCCTGTACCTGACGAGTCTTTACGAATACCTGGCCGAACCGGTACTCGCCGACACCGGTCATCTGACCGTCGGCGCGCAACCGGGCGATGGTTTGCGCTTCGAGAACGTCGGTTTCCGTTACCCCGGTGCGAGTCGCGCGGCACTGCAAGGCATCGACCTGCATCTGGTGCCGGGGAAAAGCATGGCGCTGGTGGGGGAGAACGGCTCCGGCAAGACCACGCTGATCAAGTTGCTGACCCGGCTCTACCGTCCGGATCAAGGGCGGATTCTGCTCGATGGCAGTGACTTGCAGGATTGGGAGGAAACCACGTTGCGTCAGCGCATCGGGGTGATTTTCCAGGATTACATCCGCTATCAATTCAGCGTCGGGGAAAACATCGGCGTCGGCGATACGCTGGCGTTCAACGATCAGCAACGCTGGAAGGACGCCGCTGCCGAAGGCATGGCCGCGCCCTTTATCGAAGGCCTCGATCAGGGTTACGCAACGCAATTGGGGCGCTGGTTTGCCGGTGGTCAGGAGCTGTCTGGCGGCCAATGGCAGAAGATTGCCTTGTCCCGGGCCTACATGCGTCGTGATGCCGACATCCTGATTCTTGATGAACCGACCTCAGCCCTCGATCCGGCGGCAGAGGCGGCGGTGTTCGAGCATTTCAGTCAACACACCGAAGGGCGCATGACCTTGCTGATCTCTCACCGGTTTTCCAGCGTGCGCAATGCCGACCACATCATCGTGCTGGAACAGGGGCGGATTCTGGAGCAGGGCGATCATGACGAGCTGATCGCCTGTGCCGGGCATTACGCGCAACTGTTCGATTTGCAGGCTCGCGGCTACCGTTAGGAGTCCTGCGCACTGCGCAGCATGGCCGGCCCGGCTACACGCGGCGCCGGTTTACTCTGCATCAATGCATCGATCGCCTTGCGATAATTCTGCCCACCCAGTGCCATGCTGTTGTTGTGCGTGGCACCCGGTACCAGCAACAGTCGCTTGGGTTGTTGCGCGGCGTTGAACAACTGCTCACTGAAGCGCGACGGCACGAACGCATCGGCCAGACCGTGCACCACCAGCAATGGCATATGAATGTCGGCGATTTTGTCGATGGAATCGAATTTCTGCGACAGCAGCCAGCGCACCGGCAGCGAGGTATTGGCGACGGCCGCAGTCACATCTGCCAGTGAAGTGAATGTGGATTCGATCACCAGCCCGCGCACAGGGAGTGCGGCGTGATCACGGGCAGCATCCTTGCCGAGTTCGGCGGCCAGATCGATTGCCACGGCACCGCCCAGAGAGTGGCCGTAGATCAGGCGCTTGTTCGGGTCCGGCTGCAACAGTTTGAAACGCTCCCAGGCGACTCGCGCATCTTCGTAAACGCTGCTTTCCGAGGGCAGATCACCCTTGCTCTTGCCGAACCCACGGTAATCGATGGCCAGCACCGAATAACCCGCCGCGCGCAATTGCTCGATACGGAACAATTGCCCGGTGAGGTTCCAGCGCACACCGTGCAGATAAAGAATCGCCGGGGCATTGGCTTTTTCCGCAGGCCACCACCAAGCGTGGATGTTCTGCCCGGCTTTGAAACTCTTCGGTTGCAGATCGAGTTCCTGCACGCTGCCCGGCAAACCGTGGTACCAACCTGCCGTACCGGGCTCGATGCGAAACAGCAATTTGCGCTCGGCATGTTCCAGCACGGCACAGCTCGTCGGCACACCGATAATCAATGCGGCCATGCAGGCGAACGCCAGGCGGCGACGGCGCAGTCGAGTCATAAAGGAAAGGAACATTAAACGTTTCACCGCAGCGCAGACAAAGAAGGCTTTTTACCAGATGACTCGGTCTGCGCGCGATATTTTCGACCACCGTGCGAGGTCAACAATTACAAAATGCTGCGCCGGTTCAGTTCACCTGTAGGACGATCTTGCCGATATGGTCACCGGCTTCCATGTGCGCATGCCCCTGAGCTGCGTCGGTGAGTGCGTAGACTTTGTCGATCATCGGCAGGCAGCGCCCAGCGTTCAGCGCCGGCCAGACGTGTTCGCGCAGCTGATCGGCGATGGCGGATTTCTCCGCCGTGGTGCGTGCACGCAATAGCGATCCGGTCACCACCGCGCGTTTGCCGAGGATCGCCAGTAGATCGACATCGTTGGCCCGGGCGCCGCCGAGGAAACCGAGCATGACCACGCGCCCGTCCATCGCCAAGGCGCTGACATTGCCGTTGAGGTACGAGCTACCCATGATGTCGAGAACCACATTGACACCCTGGCCAGCGGTTTTCTCGGCGATCACTTCAGCAAAATTCTGCTCGCGATAGTTGATCGGCTGGCCGCCCAGTTCACTGATTGCTGCGCATTTTTCAGGGCTGCCGGCGGTGGCGAAGGCTTCGATGCCAAATTCGCGGCAGAGCATCAGCGCCGTAGTGCCGATGCCGCTGGTGCCGCCATGAATGAGTACACGTTGCCCACGGCTGGCACCGCCGAGGCCAAACAGGTTGGCCCACACGGTAAAGAAGGTTTCCGGGATCGCGGCGGCGTGCACCCAGTCGAGTCCGTCGGGAATCGGTAGCGTCTGGCCCGCCGGAACGGTGCAGTATTCAGCGTAGCCGCCGCCATTGGTCAGCGCGCAGACTCGATCACCCACAGCAAACTGGCTGACCCCGGCGCCGAGGGCCACCACTTCGCCGGCCACTTCGAGACCGGGAATCGGGTTCATGCCGGGCTTCATCGGGTATTTTCCGGCGCGCTGCAAGGCGTCCGGCCGGTTGATGCCGGCTGCGTGTACGCGAATCAGCACTTCACCTTCAGCGGCCACCGGCAGCGGTACGCGTTTGGGTTGCAGGACTTCGGGGCCACCGGGTTCAGTGATTTCGATGCGGGTCATTTCGTTGGGCAAGGTCATTTCAATTCCTGCTGATGAAGGTTCTGTAGATGGGAGGTCTGTGCAGTGCAAAAATTCCAGTCAATCGGCGCAACCCTGTGGGAGTGGGCTTGCCCGCGAAGGCGCCTGCACAGCCAACGCAGCGTTGTCAGGCAGGGCGCTTGCGTGAGCAGGCCCACGCCCACCCTGATTTGTGCGGTACCAGAGGTTCATCGCCTGCTCCAGCAACAACGCCACCACGATCGCGCCAGCGGCGATCACGAACAGCAACGCGTGATGGCCGCCCGTGGCATTGAACACGGCTGAATAGGCAAACCCGGCCAGCGCCTGAAACGTAGCGAACGACACGGTGGCCCGGCTCCAGGCGATCTGCTGGCGATGATGCTCCGGCACCAGCTCATGCACACGGGCCAAGGCCAATGGCACGATGCCGGGCGGAAATGAGCCCAGCACCACTGCGAGCACCGCCAGCGCGATGAATGAGTGAGACGTCGCCAGCAGTCCAAGCGCAATCGCCTGCACCACCAGGACCAGACGAATGCTCGTCCGGGCGCCGAATTTGTCCGCCAGAAAGCCATAACTCACCGGCCCGACAATCGCCCCCAGGCCATACATCACCCACACCAGCGCGCCGATATGTGCCCCGGCACCGATCCCGCGTGCCACGTAATCCACCAGAAACACCATGGCTGGCACCAGTCCGGCGGCCATGAAAGCGTATTGAGCGAACAGTAAATACACGCCGGGCGGTGTCGGCTGGACCGCCGCGTTCGATTGAGCGGCCACCGTGTGCGGCAAGTCAGAAGGCCAGCCAAACCAGCTCAACGCGGTCAGCAGCAAGGACAATGCGCCCAGTCCCAACCAGGTGGCTTGCAGACCCAGACTCAACAGCGGTGGCACGATGGTCCCCGAGCCGGCGATGCCCAGCCCGATGCCCAGGAAGATCGCGCCGCTGGCCAAACCTTTGCGGGACGCTGGCACGTGGGGCAACACCGTCGCGGCCACCAGCACCATGATCGCGCCACCGGTGATCCCCGACAGCAAGCGCCAGCCGAAGAACCAGCTCACCGACAACGGAAACGCACAGGCAAAAAAAGCGGCGGTGACGAGCAACATCATCAAGCGCAGGGCGTTTTTGTTGCCGAGTTGGCGTGCGAGCGGCCGACCGAGCAGGGCGCCGATCAGATAGCCAACCAGATTGGCCGCGCCGAGGTAGACCACGTCGTTGGCGGAGAACCACTGCGCCTGAATCAGTTCGGGAATCAGCGGTGTGTAGGCAAAGCGTGCCAGACCAATACTGACCAGGCTGGCGCAAAGTCCGGCGAAGATGGCTAGTGCTGAAGATGACGTACGCATGGGAGCGTTCCTTGGGAAGGTGTATGGCGCTGAGCATATCGGCTATCGTTGCTGCTTTAACGCAGCGATTAGGCGGCGCAGTGATGCATATTTGCATCGGTAGGGGGCGGTATGAATTGGGATGATGCACGGGTGTTTCTCGCTGTTTGCCGCGAGTCTTCGCTACGGGGGGCAGCGCGGGTTCTAGGCGTGGATCAGGCCACCGTCGGGCGGCGTATAACCGCGTTGGAAAAGTCCCTGAGCGCGACATTGTTCTTGCGTACGTCCGATGGCTACGCGCTGACGGCGGTTGGCGAAGCGGCGCTGAAAAACGTAGAAAAAATGGAGCATTCGGCGCTGGAGCTGGAGCGGCAGATCCAAGGTCTGGATGATCGCCTGACAGGCACCGTGCGGGTCAGCACCACTGATTCGCTGGCCATCGACTTCCTGATCCCGGCCATCGCGCGCCTGCACCGGCAGCACCCGGACGTGCGCGTGGAACTGGATGCGTCCACGCAAATTCTCAGTCTGGCCAAACGCGAAGCGGACATCGCCGTGCGCAACACCCGACCGGACAACCCCGACCTGATCGCCCGGCGGATTGCCCGCTGGCCGGTAGGGTTGTTCGCCTCACAGGCCTACATCGACGCCAAGGGGATTCCGCAGCAGGGCACGGCGTTCGAGGGCCATGACCTGGTGGTTTATCAACCGTATTTGCAACGTCAGAAGGAGCTGACACTGGCCTGCGAACCCATCCATCGTGGGCGGATCGTCGCCAGCCTCAGTTCAAGCCTCTTGGTGCGCCGCTCGATTGCGGCCGGAATCGGTGTAGGAGAAATGACCGCTTACATGGCCGAACGCGATGGCTTGGTCAGGCTCTGGCCGGAGCGCAGTTGCCCGCAACCCTATGAGGTGTGGCTGGTGACTCACGCGGATTTGCGCCATACCGCGCGCGTGAGGGCGGTAATCGAACAAATTGTCGAGGTGTTTGCGACAGAGAATGAGTGAGTGCGACGACTGCTTTGGCAAAACTACGCTGCCTGACGAAAAGGCCTACACCCCGAGCAGAATCCGCTGGCTTGTGGGCTTTGGGGGAGGGCTCTATTGTTTCTACAGCTGGGTGAGAGACGTAGCGCTTACACCCAGGTGATCGACCAGGGAAGGTATCGGTAACCCAAGGAAGGGGATCGGATTGAACGCCAGGGAAATTGAGCAATACCAAAACATGAACGCTTCGAGCAAAGGTCAGAGCACTCCCGCCATGAACACTATCAGCCGTGAAGAATTCAACGCCAGAATCGAGGCCATTGAGACAAGGATGGATGCTCGGATGGAGGCTGTATCAGGGAGGATCGATGCGTTTCTTTTAGCTCAGGCAGCCAGGGACAAAGCGAATGAACGCATTCGGATCGAGCGCGATAAACGCCTCGACTCAATTGCCGTAGAGTCGAAAGAAGCGCTCAGACAAGCAAGTACCGTGAAGGCGAATGTCTGGATGGCAACGGCTGTGCATTTATTTGGCGTGGTCAGCATTGTCATTGGTGGCTACTTCGCCAGTCAGGCCAATCTGTATGTTGCGATACAAACAACCCTGACGGCGGTTCAGGCGGGCAAGGATGTCGGCGTACCAAAGCCTGCCGAGCTGCCATCGTCCGAGTCGCCACAATAAAAAACGGCCTTCAAAAGAAGGCCGTTTTTACGCGCGTTGGAGCACTGCCTCATGGCATCTGCGGCAACTCCTGCGGCCGCAAGTCAAACACCAGTACCTCGGCATCCACGCCATTGTTCAAGGTCAGCGCCTGTTCTTCGCGAACCCGCACGCCGTCACCTTCCTGCAACCGCTGACCGTTCAGTTCAACACTGCCGCGAGCCACGTGGACATAAGCGTAGCGATTGGCCGGCAGTTTCAGCGTGGCGCTTTCCTTGCCATCGAACAGCCCGGCATAGACCCGCGCATCCTGGCGCACGGTCAGCGAGCCGTCGCTGCCGTCCGGCGAGATGATCAATTGCAGCCGGCCGCGTTTTTTCTGCGGGCTGAAATGCTCCTGTTGATAGCGTGGTTTGGCGCCGCCAACGTCCGGCACGATCCAGATTTGCAGAAAGTGCACAGGCTTGGTCGCCGAATGGTTGAACTCGCTGTGCGCCACGCCGCTGCCGGCACTCATCAGTTGCACATCGCCGGGGCGGATCACCGAGCCGGTGCCCAGGGTGTCCTTATGCTCCAGCGCACCTTCCAGCACGTAGGAAAAGATCTCCATGTCGCGATGCGGGTGCTGGCCGAAACCTTTGCCGGCGGCAACGCGGTCATCGTTGATCACCAGCAGGTCGGAAAACCCCTGCTCCCGCGGATCGCGATAGCTGGCGAAAGAAAAGGTGTGGAACGACTTCAACCAGCCATGATTGGCGAGGCCACGATCGGAGGCTTTGCGAAGAGTCAGCATGATGAAATCTCCTTGGGGGACGTTGATTCGTCCGAGTGAGGAGAAGCTTACTGGTTACCTTTCGATGCAATAAGTAGGTGGAAATTGAAAGACTGTCGCAATCAGGTTGACAGTTTTGCGCGGCAGTTCACGCAACTTTTTCCGACACTCATCGCACGCTTGGCCATAATGTCCAACCTGTCTCATGCGTTTACTTTCTTTGATCTCAGTGATGTCTCCCCATGAAAACCGTGGCAATGGTGTTGTTCCCCGATTTTCTCCTGCTCGACATGGCCGGGCCGATGGAAGTGTTTTCGGTGGCCAATCGTTTCCTGAAAGCAGAATCACATTATCAATTGGTCACCCTCGGCACTGAGCGCGGCAAGTTGCGCGCCTCCAATGGTTTATGGGTGCACGCCGATCGGCCTGTCGAAGACGACCGTGAGCACTATGACTTGCTGCTGGTACCCGGCGGCCCCGGTGCTTACAACGAGAAATTCCCGGCGCTGTTCGACTGGTTGCCGGACGCCGTGCAGCGCGCCGAACGCTATGGCTCGATCTGTACCGGCGCCTTCGTGCTGGGCCATGCCGGATTACTCGACGGCTTTCGCGTGACCACCCACTGGAATTACACCGAACGCCTGATCAAGGGCTTCCCGAGAGCCACGGTCACGACCGACCAGATCTACGTTGAAGATCGCAATTTGATCACTTCCGGGGGGGTTACCGCGGGCATCGATCTGGCGCTGGCCGTAGTCGCACGGGACCATGGCAAAAAACTCGCGCAGGATGTGGCCAAAGTGTTGCTGGTGGTAATGAAGCGCCAGGGCGGGCAGGCCCAGTTCAGCCCATTGATGGCCGCCGTCGCGCCGCAGGAGACTCCGATCACCCGGGTGCAGAATTACGTGCTGGAACACCTCGACGAAGCGTTCACCGTGGAGCGCATGGCGGGGCTCGCGAACATGAGTGCGCGGCACTTCGCGCGCTTGTTCAGCCGTGACGTCAACATGACGCCTATGGAGTTTCTGCAAAGTGCGCGTATCGATTGCGCGCGCAACTTGCTCGAAACCAGCGATCTGCCGATGAAAACCGTGGCTTATAAAAGCGGCTTCGGCAGCGTGCGGCACATGCGCTCGTTGTTCGCTGAAAAGCTCTGTCTTACCCCTGCGCAGTACCGCGAACAGTTCAGCTAGAGCGGTTCTGTCCGTCTGGCGCACCCGGATGTCCGTGCTGCGCCCTGTACGGCGGTTGTGCCGTCATCGCAGGCTGCCAAGATAGTTGGCATGAACAGCCTCAACGATTTGAACGCGGCGTCGGTGCTGTATTTCGGCCCCTATGCCTTTCATTTGCGCCAACGGTTGATCCTGGAAGGGGATCGACCATTGCGCATGGGCGGGCGTGCGCTGGACATTCTGCAAGTGCTGGTCGAGCGCGCAGGCAGAGTGGTCAGAAAGGAGGACTTGATTGCACGGGTCTGGCCGACGTCGGTGGTTGAGGAGATCAATCTGCGCGTGCACATCGCCGCCCTGCGACGGGCACTCGGCGATGGTGAAAACGGCCAGCGCTACATCGTCAATGTGCCGCAATGCGGCTACTGCTTCGTTGCTCCCGTGCAGGGCGACAGCACCGCGCAGGAAGTCCTGGAAAACCTGCAGGCGCCGCAACACAACTTGCCGGTGCGGCTGACGCCGGTCACCGGTCGCGATTCAGTGGTCGGCGCAATGGTGCGGCAATTGCCGCTGTGCCGATTGATGACGGTGACGGGGCCTGCGGGTGTTGGCAAAACCACGGTGGCGTTGCGCGTTGCAGAATTGCTGTTACAGCATTTTCGTGACGGCGTGTGGTTAGTGGATCTGTCGATAGTCAGCGACTCCACGTCGTTACTCGATCACCTCTTGCATACCCTCGATACCAATCTCGCCACGCTGTCTGCCCGCCACACTTTGTTGGTGCTGGATAACTGCGAGCATCTGCGTGAGGCCAGCAAGGCTTTGGCTGAGCGTTTATTGGCGAGCGCGCCAAGGCTGTCGATTCTGGCCACCAGTCGCGAAGCGTTGCAAGCCAGTCTGGAGACCGTACAGCAACTGCCGCCACTGGCCATTCCCAAGTCCTCAGCGTTGAGCAGTGTCGAAGAAACCATGGGCTATTCGGCAGTGCAGTTGTTTGTGAGTCGCGCCCGCGCCCGCCAGCAAGGTTTTACCCTGCGCAAACAAGACCTCAACGCGGTGCGGGACATCTGTCGACGGCTCGATGGATTGCCGCTGGCGATTGAACTGGCGGTGGCGCAAATCGACGCTTTGGCGATGGTCGGGTTGCAGTCCCAACTCGACAACTGTTTGCAGTTGCTCAGTCATGGCCGGCGTACGGCCGTGCCCCGCCATCAGACCTTGAAAGCCGCGCTGGACTGGAGCTATCAGCACTTGAGTGAACAGGAACAGCAGGTACTGCAACGGCTGTCAGTGTTCAAAATGGCGTTTGCCATGGACGCCGCAATGGGCGTGATCAGTTGCGCGCAATTGCCTCCCTCGACGCTGGCCCTGATCATCGAGCGATTGGCGCAGAAGTCCTTGCTGGCGGTGGAGCGGGGTAGCGCAGGGTTGCGCTATCGCATGCTCAACACCACCCGTGGGTATGCCCGCGAACAACTGGAGCGCACTGGTGACTCGAACGATTACGAGCGCCGGCATGCGCGCTACGTCAGTCGTACTCGTTGGGTTTCAGGTCCGCAATTGACTGCCCAACTCATCGAGTAACTCGCGCACCTTGCGCAAGTCCGGGGTGGCGTAGCCTTCGGTGAAGCGTTGATAGATCGGGTTCAGCAGATCCAGCGCTTGGCGGTGGCGATTTTGCCGTTGCCACAGCCGGGCCAGTGAAGTGGCGCTGCGCAGTTCCCAGGCCAGGGCGCCTTGGGCTTGGGCGATTGCGAGTGCCTGGTGCAACACCTCCTCTGCCCGACAGGTATTGCACGTGTCTGCGCTGACGCCTTCGCGGGCCTGCTCGCGATGGCGTCGGCGTGGGCAACCCGATTCTTCAATCAACAACCGTTCAGCCCGAGCTCGCAGAATCTCTGCCGTGCTCCAGCCTGCTGCACCGCTATGTGCGCGTTCAAGCAACGCGT of the Pseudomonas sp. Seg1 genome contains:
- a CDS encoding ABC transporter ATP-binding protein; amino-acid sequence: MPVLSRFTSLLDQGQRALRLVWGTSRGLFLGLVLATLFAGLLPALAAWLGQRIVDAVVAAMQLHAQHGTAPLWPVLRYVLLEAGVLALLSGTQRALSVQQSLLRVQLGQKVNTLILEKAQTLSLVQFENSEFYDKLVRVRREASTRPLALVMKSLGLIQNLIMLISFGVLLVHFSPWALVLLVVGALPVFFAEAHFSGDAFRLFTRRAPESRQQNYIETLLSHEAYIKEVKLFGFAPLLLQRYRDTFARLYAEDRRLTLRRDGWGFGLGLLGTAAFYLAYAWVVIDAVHGNISLGQMTMYLVLFKQGQGAVSSSLSAISGLYEDGLYLTSLYEYLAEPVLADTGHLTVGAQPGDGLRFENVGFRYPGASRAALQGIDLHLVPGKSMALVGENGSGKTTLIKLLTRLYRPDQGRILLDGSDLQDWEETTLRQRIGVIFQDYIRYQFSVGENIGVGDTLAFNDQQRWKDAAAEGMAAPFIEGLDQGYATQLGRWFAGGQELSGGQWQKIALSRAYMRRDADILILDEPTSALDPAAEAAVFEHFSQHTEGRMTLLISHRFSSVRNADHIIVLEQGRILEQGDHDELIACAGHYAQLFDLQARGYR
- a CDS encoding alpha/beta fold hydrolase, with amino-acid sequence MFLSFMTRLRRRRLAFACMAALIIGVPTSCAVLEHAERKLLFRIEPGTAGWYHGLPGSVQELDLQPKSFKAGQNIHAWWWPAEKANAPAILYLHGVRWNLTGQLFRIEQLRAAGYSVLAIDYRGFGKSKGDLPSESSVYEDARVAWERFKLLQPDPNKRLIYGHSLGGAVAIDLAAELGKDAARDHAALPVRGLVIESTFTSLADVTAAVANTSLPVRWLLSQKFDSIDKIADIHMPLLVVHGLADAFVPSRFSEQLFNAAQQPKRLLLVPGATHNNSMALGGQNYRKAIDALMQSKPAPRVAGPAMLRSAQDS
- a CDS encoding NAD(P)H-quinone oxidoreductase, whose translation is MTLPNEMTRIEITEPGGPEVLQPKRVPLPVAAEGEVLIRVHAAGINRPDALQRAGKYPMKPGMNPIPGLEVAGEVVALGAGVSQFAVGDRVCALTNGGGYAEYCTVPAGQTLPIPDGLDWVHAAAIPETFFTVWANLFGLGGASRGQRVLIHGGTSGIGTTALMLCREFGIEAFATAGSPEKCAAISELGGQPINYREQNFAEVIAEKTAGQGVNVVLDIMGSSYLNGNVSALAMDGRVVMLGFLGGARANDVDLLAILGKRAVVTGSLLRARTTAEKSAIADQLREHVWPALNAGRCLPMIDKVYALTDAAQGHAHMEAGDHIGKIVLQVN
- a CDS encoding YbfB/YjiJ family MFS transporter translates to MRTSSSALAIFAGLCASLVSIGLARFAYTPLIPELIQAQWFSANDVVYLGAANLVGYLIGALLGRPLARQLGNKNALRLMMLLVTAAFFACAFPLSVSWFFGWRLLSGITGGAIMVLVAATVLPHVPASRKGLASGAIFLGIGLGIAGSGTIVPPLLSLGLQATWLGLGALSLLLTALSWFGWPSDLPHTVAAQSNAAVQPTPPGVYLLFAQYAFMAAGLVPAMVFLVDYVARGIGAGAHIGALVWVMYGLGAIVGPVSYGFLADKFGARTSIRLVLVVQAIALGLLATSHSFIALAVLAVVLGSFPPGIVPLALARVHELVPEHHRQQIAWSRATVSFATFQALAGFAYSAVFNATGGHHALLFVIAAGAIVVALLLEQAMNLWYRTNQGGRGPAHASALPDNAALAVQAPSRASPLPQGCAD
- a CDS encoding LysR family transcriptional regulator, whose protein sequence is MNWDDARVFLAVCRESSLRGAARVLGVDQATVGRRITALEKSLSATLFLRTSDGYALTAVGEAALKNVEKMEHSALELERQIQGLDDRLTGTVRVSTTDSLAIDFLIPAIARLHRQHPDVRVELDASTQILSLAKREADIAVRNTRPDNPDLIARRIARWPVGLFASQAYIDAKGIPQQGTAFEGHDLVVYQPYLQRQKELTLACEPIHRGRIVASLSSSLLVRRSIAAGIGVGEMTAYMAERDGLVRLWPERSCPQPYEVWLVTHADLRHTARVRAVIEQIVEVFATENE
- a CDS encoding pirin family protein — its product is MLTLRKASDRGLANHGWLKSFHTFSFASYRDPREQGFSDLLVINDDRVAAGKGFGQHPHRDMEIFSYVLEGALEHKDTLGTGSVIRPGDVQLMSAGSGVAHSEFNHSATKPVHFLQIWIVPDVGGAKPRYQQEHFSPQKKRGRLQLIISPDGSDGSLTVRQDARVYAGLFDGKESATLKLPANRYAYVHVARGSVELNGQRLQEGDGVRVREEQALTLNNGVDAEVLVFDLRPQELPQMP
- a CDS encoding GlxA family transcriptional regulator, whose amino-acid sequence is MKTVAMVLFPDFLLLDMAGPMEVFSVANRFLKAESHYQLVTLGTERGKLRASNGLWVHADRPVEDDREHYDLLLVPGGPGAYNEKFPALFDWLPDAVQRAERYGSICTGAFVLGHAGLLDGFRVTTHWNYTERLIKGFPRATVTTDQIYVEDRNLITSGGVTAGIDLALAVVARDHGKKLAQDVAKVLLVVMKRQGGQAQFSPLMAAVAPQETPITRVQNYVLEHLDEAFTVERMAGLANMSARHFARLFSRDVNMTPMEFLQSARIDCARNLLETSDLPMKTVAYKSGFGSVRHMRSLFAEKLCLTPAQYREQFS
- a CDS encoding winged helix-turn-helix domain-containing protein; this translates as MNSLNDLNAASVLYFGPYAFHLRQRLILEGDRPLRMGGRALDILQVLVERAGRVVRKEDLIARVWPTSVVEEINLRVHIAALRRALGDGENGQRYIVNVPQCGYCFVAPVQGDSTAQEVLENLQAPQHNLPVRLTPVTGRDSVVGAMVRQLPLCRLMTVTGPAGVGKTTVALRVAELLLQHFRDGVWLVDLSIVSDSTSLLDHLLHTLDTNLATLSARHTLLVLDNCEHLREASKALAERLLASAPRLSILATSREALQASLETVQQLPPLAIPKSSALSSVEETMGYSAVQLFVSRARARQQGFTLRKQDLNAVRDICRRLDGLPLAIELAVAQIDALAMVGLQSQLDNCLQLLSHGRRTAVPRHQTLKAALDWSYQHLSEQEQQVLQRLSVFKMAFAMDAAMGVISCAQLPPSTLALIIERLAQKSLLAVERGSAGLRYRMLNTTRGYAREQLERTGDSNDYERRHARYVSRTRWVSGPQLTAQLIE